Part of the Nicotiana sylvestris chromosome 5, ASM39365v2, whole genome shotgun sequence genome is shown below.
ggctgaacATGCAGATCATTTATGTATTGTGCTCAGAACTCTATAAaaaaggaagttgtatgcaaaattctctaaatgtaaATTCTGGttaaactctgtagctttccttagGCATATCATTTCGGGCCAAGGCATCCAGATGggtacacaaaagattgaggcagttaagacttggcctagacccacaacaccgatggaGGTTcttagctttctcggtttggcaggctattacaaGAGATTTGTAGagagattttcttccctttcagcacctttgacaaagttgactcagaaaggagAAAAGtctcaatggactgatgcttgtgaaTTGAAGGATATATTAACTTCAGCACTGgttctaacgctcccagaagggaccgatggttatgttatctattgtgatgcttcaggcattggattgggttgtgtccTGATGCATCATGGGAAAGTAATGGcatatgcttcaaggcagttaagGAAGCATGAGCGGAATTATCCAACCtacgaccttgagttagttgcggttgtccatgcacttaagatatgacggcattatttatatggtgttcatgttgatgtattcacagatcataaaagccttcaatatatcttcaagcaaaaagagttgaatttgcgacaGAGGCGATGActtgagttattgaaagattacgatattaacattctctaccatccagggaaagcAAATGTTGTCGCAGACGCCATAAGTcgccgatctatgggtagcttagcacgTGTGAAGGCCGAAAAAAGGCAATTAACTAGAGAGATTCATCAAGTGGCTTGTATGGGGGTTCGGTTAGTAGACTCTAGTAATGGTGGAATTGCACTCCAGAATACtacaaaatcatctctcatagctgaagtaaaggagaggcagtatgatgacccaGAGTTGGTAAAGTTGAGAGAGCAAGTTCCGCAGCAGAAGAAACCGTTTTTAGAACTCAAGGGAGTCGAGGTTCTTAGATACAATGGTCGTTTGTGTGTTCCAGATATAGCAGGTCTACGAGATATGATTATGTTAGAGGCACATTATTCGTGGTACTCCATTCACCCTAGgtcaacaaagatgtatcatgacgtTAAGGAGGTGTactggtggaacgatatgaaaaAGAACATTGCTGAGTTTGTCGTTCAGTGCCCTAATTGCCAGTAGGGGAAGATAGAGAACCAGAAGCCTGGCGGActaatgcagactatagagatcccgacatggaaatgggaggcgataaacatggactttgtcatgggtttacctcgttctcattataagttcgattccatatgggtaatagtcgataggctcacgaaatcagctcatttcctacCGGTCAGAACTATATATACAgcagaagattatgcaaagttatatattaaagaGATAGTGCAACTACACGGAGTAccaatatctattatatctgatCGTGGGGCTTAGTTTACAGCatatttttggaggtcatttcaaagaggtctaggaactcaggtgaatctcagcacaacttttcatccacaaact
Proteins encoded:
- the LOC138869549 gene encoding uncharacterized protein, producing MGSLARVKAEKRQLTREIHQVACMGVRLVDSSNGGIALQNTTKSSLIAEVKERQYDDPELVKLREQVPQQKKPFLELKGVEVLRYNGRLCVPDIAGLRDMIMLEAHYSWYSIHPRSTKMYHDVKEVYWWNDMKKNIAEFVVQCPNCQ